In Flavobacterium sp., a single window of DNA contains:
- a CDS encoding SAVED domain-containing protein, translated as MKENQTKTKKVKRPPIDPKVKLKLWLKSGGRCQYRGCNEILFEDSLTFKDLNKSYIAHIYGYAPGSARYDAMKSPELETDFSNLMLMCDACHRKIDREEKDEHPAGLLLEMKQEHEQRIEYLTGIDGTFRTRLILYNAKIGKFNPPMDAGAMRRMIVQKNCFPHKETVHLGPDNTVVEDSEGLYWEYESRSLETYFEKKIQPYLNSSAEHFSVFPFAPMPLLVKLGVLLGDKYKVDTYQYHREPQGWQWNDTSDFGDFTLKEPSSKSGTAVLNISFSADISDERILDVFPEQDVSIWKLTIDDPRLDFLKSADILPKLRIAARHALNRIKQEHGHHGELHVFPAMPVSAAVEFGRSWMPKVDLPLVLYDGRDKFLKTIEIKRA; from the coding sequence ATGAAGGAGAACCAAACCAAAACCAAGAAAGTAAAAAGACCTCCGATTGACCCGAAAGTCAAGCTGAAGCTCTGGCTTAAGTCGGGAGGGAGGTGCCAGTACCGCGGCTGCAACGAGATTTTATTTGAAGACAGCCTGACCTTTAAGGATCTAAATAAATCCTATATAGCCCATATTTACGGTTACGCCCCGGGTTCGGCCAGATATGATGCGATGAAGTCTCCGGAGCTGGAGACTGATTTTTCCAATTTAATGCTGATGTGCGACGCCTGCCACAGAAAAATCGACAGGGAGGAGAAGGATGAGCACCCTGCTGGGCTTCTTCTGGAAATGAAGCAGGAACATGAGCAGAGAATCGAGTATCTGACCGGTATTGACGGCACTTTCAGGACACGTCTGATTCTGTACAATGCTAAAATCGGAAAATTCAATCCTCCGATGGATGCCGGTGCCATGCGCCGGATGATTGTGCAGAAAAACTGTTTTCCTCATAAGGAAACTGTACATCTGGGACCGGATAATACGGTGGTGGAAGACAGCGAAGGGCTGTACTGGGAGTATGAGAGCAGGTCGTTGGAAACTTATTTTGAGAAGAAAATCCAGCCGTACCTTAATTCTTCGGCTGAGCATTTTTCGGTATTTCCTTTTGCTCCGATGCCGCTGCTGGTAAAACTTGGGGTTTTGCTCGGCGATAAGTACAAAGTGGACACCTATCAGTACCACAGGGAACCGCAGGGCTGGCAGTGGAATGATACGTCAGATTTCGGCGATTTCACCCTGAAGGAGCCATCGTCCAAAAGCGGAACTGCGGTATTAAATATTTCATTCAGCGCCGATATCAGTGATGAGAGAATTCTGGATGTTTTTCCTGAGCAGGATGTTTCGATCTGGAAGCTTACCATCGATGATCCCAGACTTGATTTCTTAAAAAGCGCCGATATTCTGCCTAAGTTAAGAATAGCGGCACGGCATGCCTTGAACCGGATAAAGCAGGAGCACGGACATCACGGCGAGCTTCATGTTTTTCCGGCAATGCCTGTTTCGGCGGCGGTTGAATTCGGGAGATCGTGGATGCCTAAAGTGGACCTGCCTCTGGTGTTATACGATGGAAGGGACAAATTTTTAAAAACAATAGAAATCAAAAGAGCGTAA
- a CDS encoding restriction endonuclease produces MKDQKELDWRKYESVTKYIYETLGQEYQIHIEGYGKDCKITGKSGVKHQIDVLTSETDDTGTYWTAIECKYWDKKVTKDTVMKLLAIINDTEIKRGIIVSKSGYTPDAQQFAKYNNILIVQLREAGAKEKKRQETVHFFDLGINIKINIRRPVVTNIAALGLDGKVIELSESQQYIIFIKKAQGTKSNLFDEIMAFKEFLNNQKPFETATRLHEYKTADLHLQDGIHKIKSIAFTGLLTVQDQNQNRIFSIVDKVWLIMEKIFEKQTFIISETGMIAQNIR; encoded by the coding sequence ATGAAAGACCAAAAGGAACTTGACTGGAGAAAATACGAATCGGTCACAAAATATATTTATGAAACTCTAGGACAGGAATATCAAATACACATTGAGGGATATGGAAAAGACTGCAAAATAACCGGAAAGTCCGGAGTGAAGCATCAGATTGACGTATTGACATCTGAAACAGATGACACCGGAACTTATTGGACAGCAATAGAATGCAAATACTGGGATAAAAAAGTTACCAAAGACACCGTAATGAAGCTCTTGGCCATCATTAATGATACTGAAATAAAACGAGGAATTATAGTATCAAAAAGCGGCTATACCCCCGATGCGCAGCAATTCGCCAAATACAATAACATCTTAATTGTCCAGCTTAGAGAAGCCGGTGCAAAGGAAAAAAAACGACAGGAGACAGTACACTTTTTTGATCTGGGGATCAACATAAAAATAAACATAAGACGCCCCGTAGTCACAAACATTGCCGCACTGGGACTTGATGGTAAAGTAATTGAGCTCAGCGAAAGCCAGCAGTATATTATCTTTATTAAAAAGGCACAAGGGACCAAAAGCAACCTATTTGATGAAATAATGGCATTCAAAGAATTCCTCAACAATCAGAAACCGTTTGAAACAGCAACTCGACTGCATGAGTACAAGACTGCAGATTTGCATCTTCAGGACGGCATCCACAAAATAAAAAGTATTGCCTTTACCGGTTTATTAACAGTTCAGGACCAAAATCAGAACAGGATTTTCTCGATTGTTGACAAGGTGTGGCTGATAATGGAAAAAATTTTCGAGAAGCAGACATTTATCATTTCTGAAACTGGAATGATTGCCCAAAATATACGATAA